From Varibaculum massiliense, a single genomic window includes:
- a CDS encoding substrate-binding domain-containing protein has translation MATLAGKTKVDIVVPSVDIGEVHSALLRDMTIMLAQAGISVVCTVHLEDHPENLLSTIRETDAAVLPLFPLDEKTLGELKKCEATVLDSLLQGKDRQNPANLVTFQMAKIQVDAQVKRNRRHLAFVHWRGKYPEKAATVYYFFAQMVCQATGLASPIQLELPTDPENIASYLLAALQKHPSLDGFCAIDDTTAMAIVHGLRECGRMVPQDGSVVGGFDSPAGQVSRPPISSINVDTQALAYQELMHIAQREGDELDLGKAPSGQLLQYVSRESV, from the coding sequence TTGGCGACGCTAGCTGGAAAAACGAAGGTTGATATCGTTGTGCCTTCCGTCGATATTGGCGAGGTTCACTCCGCCCTGCTACGCGATATGACGATTATGCTAGCCCAGGCGGGAATCAGCGTAGTTTGCACAGTTCACCTGGAAGATCATCCCGAGAATCTGCTTTCCACTATTAGGGAAACTGATGCTGCGGTTTTGCCGCTTTTCCCGCTGGACGAAAAGACTCTGGGGGAACTAAAAAAGTGCGAAGCCACGGTGCTTGATTCTTTGCTACAGGGCAAGGATCGACAGAATCCCGCCAATTTAGTCACGTTCCAGATGGCTAAGATTCAGGTAGATGCCCAAGTAAAACGGAATCGTCGCCATTTGGCTTTCGTGCATTGGCGGGGGAAGTACCCTGAAAAAGCGGCTACCGTCTATTACTTCTTTGCTCAAATGGTGTGCCAGGCAACGGGGCTGGCGTCTCCTATCCAACTGGAGCTGCCCACAGATCCCGAGAACATTGCCTCTTACCTGCTCGCGGCTTTGCAAAAGCACCCCAGTTTGGACGGGTTCTGCGCGATTGACGATACGACGGCGATGGCGATTGTGCATGGTTTGCGCGAATGCGGCAGGATGGTTCCTCAAGATGGTTCGGTTGTGGGTGGCTTCGACTCTCCCGCTGGTCAAGTTTCTCGCCCCCCTATATCTTCAATAAATGTTGATACCCAGGCACTCGCCTATCAAGAGTTAATGCATATAGCCCAGCGTGAGGGCGATGAGCTAGACCTCGGCAAAGCCCCCAGCGGTCAGCTTTTGCAGTACGTTTCCCGCGAGTCCGTTTAA
- the pheS gene encoding phenylalanine--tRNA ligase subunit alpha: MKGEPVSDATTPISPLDQEGIARAVAAAEADFSAADSLEELKRARGVHLGDSAPIILANREIRNLDKADKAQAGKNLGGAKKQLHAAYDQRLAALEKEKEAQTLAAEALDVTQVAQRYPQGARHPLETLMEDISDFFVSMGWEIAEGPEVEHEWFNFDSLNIDPDHPARQEQDTLYIDGRSLGGENPGDGNLVLRTHTSPVQARVMLSRGVPVYIACPGKVFRADELDATHTPVFHQVEGLAVDKGLTMADLKGTLDHFAQSMFGMEAKTRLRPSFFPFTEPSAEMDLWFPQKKGGPGWIEWGGCGMVNPNVLIACGIDPNVYSGFAFGMGIERTLMLRHGITDMHDIVEGDVRFSKQFGTTGRGN, from the coding sequence ATGAAAGGTGAACCTGTGTCTGACGCGACCACACCTATCTCCCCGCTAGATCAAGAGGGAATTGCCCGGGCAGTTGCGGCGGCAGAAGCCGATTTTTCTGCTGCCGACTCGCTAGAAGAATTAAAGAGGGCGCGCGGGGTTCACCTGGGTGACAGCGCGCCGATCATCCTGGCTAACCGGGAGATTCGCAATCTGGATAAGGCGGATAAAGCCCAGGCGGGCAAGAATCTGGGCGGCGCTAAGAAACAGCTGCATGCTGCATACGATCAGCGCCTAGCCGCCCTCGAGAAGGAAAAAGAAGCCCAAACTTTGGCGGCAGAGGCACTGGACGTAACCCAGGTGGCGCAGCGTTACCCGCAAGGTGCGCGTCATCCCCTGGAAACCTTGATGGAAGATATTTCTGACTTTTTCGTGTCTATGGGTTGGGAAATCGCGGAAGGCCCGGAAGTCGAGCACGAATGGTTCAACTTTGATTCTCTCAACATCGACCCCGATCACCCGGCGCGGCAAGAACAAGACACCCTCTATATAGATGGGCGCTCTTTGGGGGGAGAAAACCCTGGGGATGGGAACCTGGTGCTGCGCACTCACACTTCGCCGGTGCAGGCGCGAGTGATGCTTTCGCGGGGAGTGCCGGTCTATATTGCTTGCCCCGGGAAAGTTTTCCGTGCCGATGAACTGGATGCTACCCACACCCCAGTGTTTCACCAGGTAGAGGGGCTGGCAGTCGATAAGGGTCTGACGATGGCGGATCTGAAAGGCACCCTGGATCATTTCGCGCAATCCATGTTCGGGATGGAAGCCAAAACCCGCTTGCGTCCCTCTTTCTTCCCCTTTACCGAGCCCAGCGCAGAAATGGATCTGTGGTTCCCGCAAAAGAAAGGCGGGCCAGGCTGGATCGAATGGGGCGGCTGCGGCATGGTAAACCCGAATGTGCTGATAGCCTGCGGAATCGACCCGAATGTGTATTCCGGCTTCGCCTTCGGGATGGGCATTGAACGCACCCTGATGCTGCGACATGGAATCACCGATATGCACGATATTGTCGAGGGCGACGTGCGATTTTCTAAACAGTTCGGCACTACCGGAAGGGGAAACTAG
- the pheT gene encoding phenylalanine--tRNA ligase subunit beta produces the protein MPFVALDWLKDHVEVVPGTDIKQLSYDLVKVGLEEEAIHPAAVIGPLVAGRVLTLDAKEQSNGKVINYCRVDVGEFNDRPGEGKEPSELPSRGIICGAHNFKVGDLVVVSLPGAVLPGDFQIAARKTYGHISDGMICSQRELGIGDDHNGIIVLEQLLPEKAAAGELPAPGESVIELLGLGEETLEINITPDRGYCFAMRGVGREYAHSTGAKFTDLGLAENLPSGSVPAATEDGFAVKVADEAPINGNVGCDRFVTRIVTGIDAQAATPDWMVRRLEQAGMRSISLAVDATNYVMLDLGQPLHAYDLDKVCEPIVVRRAKAGEKLTTLDEVERTLDPEDLLITDSPEGVEGSRVLGLAGVMGGASTEVTADTVNVLVEAAHFQPTSIARTARRHKLPSEASKRFERGVDFELAPVAAQRVVDILVEYGGGTDSGRVSDLNNTKPFAEIVMPLHEPARLTGVEYNQETITGLLKDVGCEVRVEEGNVIAQPPSWRPDLTGPAHLVEEIARLAGYDTIPSRRPRPIAGRGYTPKQRARRDVGRALAQGGLVQVLSYPFISEDVFDAELLGEKDVRRQAVLVANPLADDQPLLRTSLLDTLLGVAQRNIARGNEQCAIFETGLVTRGMGTELTGSFGVEHKPDPDQQRALGKGVPYQPEHIAGVLVGQAELAGALGGGRSYDWADAVEFVRTVAQTLAVPMRVQGKDGRQRLAKDNMMGEPGSPEAVAPFHPGRCARIVVRGACVGLAGQLHPAVCRNFGLPESACAFEIDFEKFTEAMPKKDLQVKPVSSFPPAKEDIALVVDADIPAADVQQVIEKQAGDLLEEVRLFDVFSGQQLGAGKKSLAFSVKIRSGEGTLSASEIQAVRTRIIKATAKKFKATLRA, from the coding sequence ATGCCATTTGTAGCGCTTGATTGGCTAAAAGATCACGTCGAGGTAGTGCCGGGTACGGATATCAAACAGCTTTCCTATGACCTGGTCAAGGTAGGTTTGGAAGAAGAAGCCATCCATCCGGCCGCGGTAATTGGACCTTTGGTGGCCGGGCGGGTTTTGACCCTGGATGCCAAAGAACAATCCAATGGGAAAGTCATTAACTATTGCCGAGTCGATGTCGGCGAGTTTAATGACCGTCCCGGGGAAGGCAAAGAGCCCTCCGAACTGCCCAGTCGCGGAATTATTTGCGGCGCCCACAACTTTAAAGTGGGAGATTTAGTAGTGGTGTCGCTGCCGGGAGCAGTTCTGCCCGGTGATTTCCAGATTGCCGCCCGTAAAACCTATGGACATATTTCTGACGGAATGATTTGTTCCCAGCGGGAACTGGGGATTGGCGATGACCATAACGGAATTATTGTCCTGGAGCAGTTACTGCCGGAAAAGGCGGCAGCCGGGGAGCTGCCTGCTCCCGGCGAATCAGTGATTGAACTGTTGGGATTGGGGGAGGAAACCCTAGAAATCAATATCACCCCCGATCGCGGCTACTGTTTCGCAATGCGCGGGGTGGGGCGCGAATATGCCCACTCCACGGGGGCTAAATTCACTGACCTGGGGCTGGCAGAGAATCTACCTTCCGGGTCAGTACCAGCGGCCACCGAGGACGGATTTGCGGTTAAAGTCGCAGATGAGGCTCCGATTAATGGCAATGTTGGTTGTGACCGGTTTGTCACTCGCATTGTGACCGGTATTGATGCGCAGGCGGCAACTCCGGACTGGATGGTGCGCCGCCTGGAACAGGCAGGAATGCGTTCTATTTCGCTGGCGGTAGATGCCACCAACTATGTGATGCTGGATTTGGGGCAGCCCCTGCATGCTTATGACCTGGATAAAGTATGCGAACCGATCGTGGTTCGTCGGGCGAAAGCCGGCGAAAAGCTAACTACCCTCGATGAGGTAGAGCGCACCCTTGATCCCGAAGATTTACTGATTACCGACTCCCCGGAGGGCGTAGAAGGCTCCCGGGTGCTGGGACTCGCTGGCGTTATGGGTGGCGCCTCCACCGAGGTGACTGCCGATACCGTGAATGTACTGGTAGAGGCGGCGCATTTCCAGCCCACTTCGATTGCACGTACTGCCCGGCGGCATAAACTGCCTTCCGAAGCCTCCAAACGTTTTGAACGCGGCGTGGATTTCGAGCTAGCGCCGGTAGCTGCCCAGCGGGTAGTCGATATTCTGGTGGAATACGGCGGGGGCACCGACAGTGGACGGGTTAGCGACCTCAATAACACCAAGCCCTTTGCCGAAATTGTGATGCCGTTGCATGAACCGGCACGGCTAACCGGGGTGGAATATAATCAGGAAACCATCACTGGTCTGCTAAAAGATGTGGGATGTGAAGTGCGGGTAGAAGAGGGCAATGTTATTGCCCAGCCGCCATCGTGGCGTCCTGATTTGACTGGACCGGCGCACCTGGTAGAAGAAATTGCCCGGCTGGCCGGCTATGACACCATTCCTTCGCGCAGGCCGCGCCCGATTGCCGGACGCGGATATACCCCCAAGCAGCGGGCTCGCCGGGATGTAGGGCGGGCGCTGGCGCAAGGCGGCCTGGTGCAGGTGCTTTCCTATCCCTTTATTTCCGAGGACGTATTTGACGCTGAACTACTCGGAGAAAAGGATGTGCGCCGCCAGGCGGTGCTGGTGGCTAACCCGCTGGCAGACGATCAGCCCTTGCTGCGCACTTCCTTGCTAGATACTTTGCTGGGGGTGGCTCAGCGCAATATTGCCCGTGGTAATGAGCAATGCGCGATTTTTGAGACCGGTTTAGTTACCCGGGGAATGGGAACTGAACTTACCGGTTCTTTCGGGGTCGAGCACAAACCGGATCCGGACCAGCAGCGCGCCCTCGGAAAAGGAGTTCCTTACCAGCCGGAGCATATTGCTGGTGTTCTAGTGGGACAGGCGGAACTTGCCGGTGCGCTGGGCGGTGGACGCTCCTATGATTGGGCGGACGCGGTAGAGTTCGTGCGGACGGTAGCGCAAACTTTGGCGGTACCGATGCGCGTGCAAGGCAAAGATGGACGCCAGCGCCTAGCTAAAGACAATATGATGGGGGAGCCAGGCTCCCCGGAGGCAGTCGCGCCCTTCCATCCGGGGCGTTGCGCCCGGATCGTGGTGCGGGGTGCCTGCGTTGGTTTGGCGGGGCAGCTCCACCCAGCGGTTTGCCGCAACTTCGGGTTGCCGGAATCTGCTTGCGCTTTCGAGATTGACTTTGAGAAGTTCACCGAAGCGATGCCGAAGAAAGATTTGCAGGTGAAGCCAGTATCGTCCTTCCCGCCCGCGAAAGAAGATATCGCGCTGGTAGTCGATGCGGATATTCCTGCAGCTGACGTGCAACAGGTGATTGAGAAACAGGCGGGAGACCTGCTGGAAGAAGTACGTCTTTTCGATGTTTTCAGTGGTCAACAGTTGGGCGCGGGCAAGAAGTCGCTGGCGTTCTCGGTGAAGATTCGCTCTGGGGAAGGCACTCTGAGTGCTAGCGAGATTCAGGCGGTGCGCACCCGGATTATTAAGGCTACCGCTAAGAAGTTTAAGGCGACTTTGCGCGCCTAG